The segment CTAAATGTTTTCTTCCTAACCAACTTATTAATTTGATTTTAGAAGAATATTCTCTAAACAAATTATCTTTTTCCAAATGATTTATTCTTTTAGAAAATTTTATTAACTCCTCCATAAAATGAGCATCACTACCAAAAGTTAATTCTTTCTCATATCTCTTTTGAACATCTTCAGCTATCAAATTTCTAAAATTTGGGAGAGCATGATTATGAATTTCTATGGCATCTACTCTAGCTATCACATTATAAATATAATCTTTATTTTTTAAAAAATTTTTTTGAGCAAGTCCAGCTATATGAGGAATAGATTTATAACATTGAAATTTTTCTAAAGCCCTTAAATAATAATGAATATCCTGATGAGTTTTTGCCATTCTATATTTATTCTTATTTGGTTCAACAAAAGATTTGTAAAAATATATTAAATCATCTTCTGTTTTAAAATAGACTAACATTTCAAAACCATCAATACAGCCTAATTCTATTCCAGGAATTACATTTATTCCCATTTTTCTAAGCATGATATTTCCCCCAATAGCATTGTGGTCAGTTACTGCTAATAAATAACTTTTATCTCTCAAATGATGTTCTAAAGCTTTACAACTTATAAATCCATCTGAATAATTAGTATGTATATGTAAATCTATAACTTTTTCTTTACTATTTTTTTCTACATAAAATTCTCTAAAAAATTCACTCAATTTTTGCAATTCCATAATCTCCTCCTAACTAAATAATTGGGGACATTAACCTACAAATCGCTTCTTTAATCTTCTCTATTTTTCCTCTATTATTTATTACATCCTTAGTTAATCTTATACTTTTTGAAATATCTTCAAAAAATATTTCTCTTAAATATCCAATTAATTCTATATCATAAACTATGCAATTCATTTCAAAGTTTTGGTAAAGACTTCTATAATCAAAATTTGCACTACCAAAAGAAAGAATCTCATTATCAATTATCAAAATTTTACTGTGTAAAAAGCCTTCTTTATATTTGTATACTTCTGCCCCTTCTTTTAACATCTCTATTGAAAAATTTTGATTAGCCCATTGTACAAATGGATGGTCTGGATAAAAAGGTATAATTATTTTTACTTCAACTCCAGATTTTAAAGCCATTCTTAAACAATCTAGAAGAAAATCATCTGGTACAAAATAAGGAGTTTCTATATAGATACTTCTTTTTGCTTCCATTATCATTCTAATATAACAATCTCTAATTGTCCTTGTTTCATAATTTGGTCCACAACTTACTAGTTGTATTCCATTGACATTATAATTTTTTAGATTTTCATGAAC is part of the Fusobacterium sp. FSA-380-WT-3A genome and harbors:
- a CDS encoding PHP domain-containing protein translates to MELQKLSEFFREFYVEKNSKEKVIDLHIHTNYSDGFISCKALEHHLRDKSYLLAVTDHNAIGGNIMLRKMGINVIPGIELGCIDGFEMLVYFKTEDDLIYFYKSFVEPNKNKYRMAKTHQDIHYYLRALEKFQCYKSIPHIAGLAQKNFLKNKDYIYNVIARVDAIEIHNHALPNFRNLIAEDVQKRYEKELTFGSDAHFMEELIKFSKRINHLEKDNLFREYSSKIKLISWLGRKHLAYGIKGVIEK